The Halorubrum sp. BV1 sequence CGCTCTCGCGGGCGCGTGTCTGCCGTGTACACCAGTTTCCGCCCGGGACGCGGCGGGCCGACGACCTGATCGGGCTCGACGACCGTCCCGTCGTCGGCCTCGACCGGTTCGCCGGCGTGGAGCCGACCGAACTTCGGGCCGACGGGAACGCCGAGTTCCTCCGCCTTCGGCCGGTCGAACCGGCCGGGGCGGTCCGCCTCTTCTAAGACGTACCCCTGCGATTTAGTGCGGTGTTCCGTCTCGAAGGCGCGGACCGCGTAGCCGTCGGCGTCGAGGGCGACCTCGCCGGGTGCGACCGGCTCGATCCGGATCGGAAACGCGGGGTCGTGACCGACCGCGTGGACCAGATCGCGGAGGTCGCCGTCGGTGTTCGGCGGGCAGTAGATCGAGAGCGGCTCCGTCCGGTCGTTGAACCCGAGCGTCTGGATCAGTCCCGGGATCCCGAGGACGTGGTCGCCGTGGAGGTGCGAGACGAACAGGTGGTCGATCCCGAACCCGGTGCCGTATCGCATCATGCCGCGCTGGGTTCCCTCGCCGCAGTCGAACAGCAGGCGGTCGCCCTCGCGGTTGACGAACAGGGCGCTCGGCGCGCGCTCGGTGGTCGGGACGGCACCGCCCGTCCCGAGGAAGGTGACGCGAAGGGACATACCCGCCCTGCGGCCGGCGGGGGTAAACTCCTTTCGAGGCGTGCTCGTCGCGGGCGGCGACCGCGGGACCCGGCGACCGAGGCCGAAGCCGACATGAGCCCCCCGCCCCGACTCTCCCCATGCACGAGGAGATCGCCGCGCTCGTCGGTCAGGAGGGGTGGCGTGCCGAGGGAGACGCCGCGCGCGTCCACTACGACGGCGGGGGCGACCGCGTCGCGATCGAGTTCTACGCTCCCGCCGAGCGCGTCCTCTACTGGACGGTTCCGACCGACGAGGACCGCGAGACGGCCGCGCCGATCCCCCGCGACGAGGTTCCGGATCCGCTCCGCCGTCGGATCCGCGATGACCTCGACGCCGCCGGCGTCGATCCGGCGACCGAGCGCCGGAACGTCTGACGCACGGTCACCGTCCAGATCGATCCGAAGGAAACCCACTTGTCTCGCGGCCCGGTAGTCTCGGTGATGAGTAGCGCAGAGTGGGAAGACGACGACCCGTTCGAAGAGCAGCGCGAGGAGGTCGAGAATCCGATGCGGCGGCTGTTCGCCGTCTACGGCCGCGCGTATCTCCCGCAGGTCTCCGTCGGCGTGCTCGCCAGCGTCTTCGCGCGGCTTCTCGATCTGCTCCCGCCGCTCATGCTCGGGATCGCCATCGACGCCGTGTTCCGTCGAGACGTCGACTTCCGCGAGCAGATCCCGCTCGTCGTACTGCCGGACGCGTGGCTGCCCACGGCGCAGGCCGACCAGTTCTGGTTCACGGTCGGCGTCATCGCGGGGGCGTTCATGCTCGGTGCCGGGTTCCACTGGATCCGCAACTGGGGGTTCAACGCGTTCGCCCAGCACATCCAGCACGACGTCCGCACGGACACGTACGACAAGATGCAGCGGCTGAACATGGAGTTCTTCTCGGACAAGCAGACCGGCGAGATGATGTCGATCCTCTCGAACGACGTGAACCGGCTCGAACGGTTCTTGAACGACGGGATGAACTCGCTGTTCCGGCTCTCCGTGATGGTCCTCGGGATCGGTGTCATCCTCTTTTGGATCAACTGGCAGCTGGCGCTCGTGGCGCTGTTGCCGGTGCCGATCATCGCCGGGTTCACCTACCTGTTCATCAGGACGATCCAGCCGAAGTACGCCGCGGTGCGCTCGTCGGTCGGGACGATGAACTCCCGACTGGAGAACAACCTCGGCGGGATTCAGGTGATCAAGTCCTCGAACACGGAGCCGTACGAGTCCGACCGCGTCGACGACGTGTCGATGGACTACTTCGACGCCAACTGGGACGCGATCCGCACCCGGATCACCTTCTTCCCGGCGCTGCGCGTGTTCGCCGGCATCGGCTTCGTGATCACCTTCGTGATCGGCGGACTGTGGGTGTTCCAGGAGACGCCGCCCGGCCCGTTCACCGGGACGCTCACCGTCGGGAACTTCGTCGTCTTCATCCTCTACACCCAGCGGTTCATCTGGCCCATGGCGCAGTTCGGGCAGATAATCAATATGTACCAGCGCGCCCGCGCCTCCTCCGCGCGGATCTTCGGGCTGATGGACGAGCCCTCGCGGCTCGCCGAGGACCCGGACGCCGAGGACCTCGTCGTGGACGACGGCGCGGTTGAATACGACGGCGTCTCGTTCGGCTACGACGACGAGACGATCGTCTCGGACGTCGACTTCGCGGTTTCCGGCGGCGAGACGCTCGCGTTGGTCGGGCCGACCGGAGCCGGCAAATCGACCGTCCTCAAGCTACTGCTCCGGATGTACGACGTCGACGACGGGGCCATCCGGATCGACGGCCAGGACGTCCGCGACGTGACCCTCAAATCGCTTCGCCGTTCGATCGGCTACGTCGGTCAGTCGTCGTACCTCTTCTACGGGACCGTCCGCGAGAACATCACGTACGGGACCTTCGACGCGACGGACGCGGAGGTCCGCGAGGCCGCGAAGGCCGCCGAGGCCCACGAGTTCATCGAGAATCTCCCCGACGGCTACGACACGATGGTCGGCGAGCGGGGAGTGAAACTCTCCGGCGGCCAGCGCCAGCGCGTCACCATCGCCCGGGCGGTGCTCAAGGACCCGGACGTCCTCGTCTTGGACGAGGCGACCTCCGACGTCGACACCGAGACGGAGATGCTGATCCAGCGCTCGCTCGACCGGCTCACCGCCGAGCGGACAACGTTCGCGATCGCACACCGCCTCTCCACGATCAAAGACGCCGACACCATCCTCGTGTTGGAGGGCGGCGAGGTCGTCGAGCGCGGGACCCACGAGGAGTTGCTCGACGACGCCGGGTTGTACGCGCACCTCTGGGGCGTGCAGGCCGGCGAGATAGACGAGTTGCCACAGGAGTTCATCGACCGCGCACAAGAGCGGACCGCACAACTGATCGAAGACGCCGAGGGTGACGACGACTGACCGCGACCGCGCCGGCGACGACGACTGACCGCGACCGCGCCGGCGACGATGACTGATCTGCGCCGGCGACGCCCGAGGGCCTCACGCCCGCCATCGGCCACCATATCTCTCGTGTAAGTCACTCGAGTACGTCTCCTGTTCGGACCGCTGGCTATAGGGTCCGGCGCGGCGACGAGTCGGTATGCGACTCGCGGACGCCACATGGACCGACGTGCGCGACGCCGACATCGACGTCGCGTTCGTCCCCGTCGGCAGCACCGAACAGCACGGCCCCCACGCGCCGCTCGGCACCGACACGCTCGATGCGGTCGCGGTCGCAGAGGCGGGCGCGGCGGCCTACGAGGCGTCAGACACCTCCGGCGCGGTCGCCCTTGCTCCACCGATACCCGTCGGCGTCGCCGAGGAGCACCGCGGGTTCGACGGGACCATGTGGGTCTCGCCGGACGCGTTCCGGACGTACGTCCGCGAGACCGCCGCGTCGCTGCCGAGCCACGGGATCGACCGAGTCGTGTTCGTCAACGGTCACGGCGGCAACGTGGAGGCGCTCGGGGAGATCGCGCGGCGGTTCTCCAGAGACGACGCCCACGACGGCTACGCGGTCGCGTTCACATGGTTCGAGGCGGTCGGAGAGCACGCGAGCGACATGGGCCACGCCGGCCCGCTGGAGACGGCGCTGTTGCGCGCGACACATCCAGAACTCGTCCGAGAGGAGCGGGTCGCGGCTGCGAGCGAGGAGGCCGCCGACCGTTGGGGCGAGTGGGTCGCGGGCGTGAACCTCGCGCACGATTCCGACGAGTTCACCGACAACGGCGTCGTCGGCGACCCGAGCGCGGGCGACGCCGCGCTCGGCGAGGAGTTGCTCGACCGCGCGAGCGACGCGCTCGCGGAGCTGGCGGGAGCGGTCGTCGATCGGGAGCCGGCGTCGCGGTAAGCTTACTCCTCGCCTTCTTCTTCGGCCGTCGCGTCCTGCAGCGCGCCGCGAATCGCGGGGACGGTTCCGGTGAGCGAGGCGACCTCCTCGGCGGCGGCCTCGATGTCACCCACCAGCGCCTCCAGTTCCTCGATCTCCGCCTTCAGGTCGTCCGCGTCGTCGAAGGCGTCGGCTCGCTCGCCGAGCACGTACGCCTTCTTCGCCGAGCGCACGCTGTCGACCGCGTCGCCGACGTCGAGCGCCGACTTCAGTCCGTTGAGTACGCCGAGCACGTTGTCCGCGTCCGTCTCCCAGACCGCGTCCGGATCGGGAAGCTGCTCGCGGGCGGCCGTCAGGTGTTCTTCGACCTCCGCGCGGGTCTCCGCCGCCGCCTCGCCGAACAGGTCGTCGTCGTCGAACGTGGACTGGCTCATGGTGTCACAGTCGGCCCGACGGGTTTTAAAAACGACCCCGAAAGCGAAAGTGAAACCGACGGGGACGACGGTTCACCCGGACGATGCGAGACGGATCGGCGTCCAGTTTCGACTCGGTCGGCCGGTCGACCAGTCGGCCGGTCGACCAGTCGGCCGGTCGACCAGTCGGCCTCGGCCGGCTCGCAGTTCCGGCCGATCACCGGCCTCGGGGCGCTGCCTCGACATCGCGCAGAGAGCCGGCCGCTCAGTGGTCGCACGCGGCCCGCAGACGTTATCAGCCCTAATATTTGGGTGCCAGTTATTATACGAACTCAGCCGCTGGTACTGGATACATATGCAATGGGGACCGTTCTCCCGTGTCCGGTCGAGTTACGGCGCGAAGCTCGCGCTGTCGCTCGTCGGCGTCATGGGGATTTCAGTTTCGTACGGGGTACTCGTCTACCTCAGGGCAGACGGGCTCGGCGCGGCGGGTGCGGAGATCCGGTCCGGCCTCATCGGTATGACGCTTCTCACCGTCATCGGGCTCGCACTCATCGGGGTGACCGTCGGGTCGAACACCGTCATCTCGCTGCGACAGCTCACGGCGAAGGCCGAGCGTATGGCCGACGGCGACCTCGATGTGCCACTCCAGACCGGACGGAACGACGAGATCGGACGGCTGTTCCGGGCGTTCGACGCCATGCGATCGTCGCTCCGATCGGAGATCGACGACGCGGAGACCGCACGCGAGGAGGCCGAGAGCGCCCGCCGCGAGGCGACGGAGCGCGCGGAGACGGTCGAACAGAAGGCGACCGAGTACGAGTCCGCGATGCGCGCGCTCGCCGACGGCGACCTCACACAACGGGTCGACCCCGACAGCGACAACGAGTCGATGGCGCGCGTCGGCACGGCGTTCAACGAGATGGCCGCCGAACTGGAGGACACCGTGACCTCCGTCGCGACGGTCGCCGAGGACACCGCCGACGTCGCCGGCACCGTCGACGACCGCACCGAGAGCCTGCGGGCGACGACGGGGACCGTGAGCGAGGCCGTAGAGGAGATCGCCGAGGGGGCGCGCACCCAGCGCGACGACCTCCGGGCGGCGACCGACGAGGCCGAGAACCTCGCGTCCTCGGCGGAGGAGGTCGCATCGACCGTCACCGACGTGGCCGAGACGGCGGAACACGCCGCCTCGGTCGGCGAGGAGGGACGCGAGGCCGCAGAGGAGGCGCTCGCGGAGATGGACGCCGTCGAGGAGACGACCGCGGAGACGACCGCGGAGGTCGAGGCGCTCGCCGCGGAGGTCGAAGAGATCGGCGAGGTGGTCGACACGATATCCGATATCGCAGAACAGACCAACCTGCTCGCCCTGAACGCGTCCATCGAGGCGGCGCGGTCGGGAGCCGAGGGGGCCGGCTTCGCGGTCGTCGCGGAGGAGGTGAAGTCGCTCGCCGAGGAGACGCAGGAGTCCGCGAGCGAGATCGAAGCGCGCATCCACGCGGTCCAAGAGCGCGCGGAGACCGGCGCAGACGCGATGGAGCGGACCGAACAGCGGATCTCGGCCGGCGTCGAGACCGTCGAGACGTCGATCGACGCCTTGGAGCGCCTCGCGGAGGCCTCCGAGCGGACCGACACGAGCATGACGGAGATCACCCGCGCGACGGAGACGCAGGCGGACTCCGTCGACGCCGTCGTCGGCCACGTCGAGGACGTCTCCGCGATCAGCGCACAGACCGCGAGCGCCGCCGGCGACGTGACCGGTGCAGTCGACGAACAGGAGCGGACGCTCGGCGCGGTCGAGACGGCCGCCGAGTCGCTCTCGGACCGCGCCCGCGACCTGCGCGACGCCGTCGGCGACTTCGAGTTCGCGGCCGACGCCGAACTCGACACCACGCCGAGCGCGGGCGACGCGACCGCACAGGCCGTCTCGGACGGCGGGACGGCCGCGTCCGACGGCGACGACGCGGCCAGTGCGGGCGACGCCTTCGACTTCTCGCACGCAGACGGGGCCGACGCCGCCGATGCTGACACCTTCTCCGAGGGAGGTGATCGGCGATGATCGCAGACGCCGCCGTCTGGGCGTGGGTGGGGTTCGTCGCGATGGCCGCCGGAACGGTCGCGCCGCTCTGGGCGTGGCTCTCGCGTGACGACTCCGGTGAATCGCACGCGAAGTACTACCTCACGCTCGCGGGCGTCACCGGCATCGCGGCGCTCGCGTACCTCGCGATGGGGCTCGGCGTCGGCGTGGTATCCACGCCCGGCGGCGATCTGGAGATCGTTCGCTACGTCGACTGGCTCCTGACGACGCCG is a genomic window containing:
- the rnz gene encoding ribonuclease Z, with product MSLRVTFLGTGGAVPTTERAPSALFVNREGDRLLFDCGEGTQRGMMRYGTGFGIDHLFVSHLHGDHVLGIPGLIQTLGFNDRTEPLSIYCPPNTDGDLRDLVHAVGHDPAFPIRIEPVAPGEVALDADGYAVRAFETEHRTKSQGYVLEEADRPGRFDRPKAEELGVPVGPKFGRLHAGEPVEADDGTVVEPDQVVGPPRPGRKLVYTADTRPRERTVEAARDADLLVHDATFADDMADRARDTAHSTGREAGSIAARANATRLALVHISSRYAADASAIRRDAREEFDGDCILPDDGTLIEVPFPEREE
- a CDS encoding ABC transporter ATP-binding protein, with amino-acid sequence MSSAEWEDDDPFEEQREEVENPMRRLFAVYGRAYLPQVSVGVLASVFARLLDLLPPLMLGIAIDAVFRRDVDFREQIPLVVLPDAWLPTAQADQFWFTVGVIAGAFMLGAGFHWIRNWGFNAFAQHIQHDVRTDTYDKMQRLNMEFFSDKQTGEMMSILSNDVNRLERFLNDGMNSLFRLSVMVLGIGVILFWINWQLALVALLPVPIIAGFTYLFIRTIQPKYAAVRSSVGTMNSRLENNLGGIQVIKSSNTEPYESDRVDDVSMDYFDANWDAIRTRITFFPALRVFAGIGFVITFVIGGLWVFQETPPGPFTGTLTVGNFVVFILYTQRFIWPMAQFGQIINMYQRARASSARIFGLMDEPSRLAEDPDAEDLVVDDGAVEYDGVSFGYDDETIVSDVDFAVSGGETLALVGPTGAGKSTVLKLLLRMYDVDDGAIRIDGQDVRDVTLKSLRRSIGYVGQSSYLFYGTVRENITYGTFDATDAEVREAAKAAEAHEFIENLPDGYDTMVGERGVKLSGGQRQRVTIARAVLKDPDVLVLDEATSDVDTETEMLIQRSLDRLTAERTTFAIAHRLSTIKDADTILVLEGGEVVERGTHEELLDDAGLYAHLWGVQAGEIDELPQEFIDRAQERTAQLIEDAEGDDD
- a CDS encoding creatininase family protein → MRLADATWTDVRDADIDVAFVPVGSTEQHGPHAPLGTDTLDAVAVAEAGAAAYEASDTSGAVALAPPIPVGVAEEHRGFDGTMWVSPDAFRTYVRETAASLPSHGIDRVVFVNGHGGNVEALGEIARRFSRDDAHDGYAVAFTWFEAVGEHASDMGHAGPLETALLRATHPELVREERVAAASEEAADRWGEWVAGVNLAHDSDEFTDNGVVGDPSAGDAALGEELLDRASDALAELAGAVVDREPASR
- a CDS encoding DUF5790 family protein, with the translated sequence MSQSTFDDDDLFGEAAAETRAEVEEHLTAAREQLPDPDAVWETDADNVLGVLNGLKSALDVGDAVDSVRSAKKAYVLGERADAFDDADDLKAEIEELEALVGDIEAAAEEVASLTGTVPAIRGALQDATAEEEGEE
- a CDS encoding methyl-accepting chemotaxis protein, which translates into the protein MQWGPFSRVRSSYGAKLALSLVGVMGISVSYGVLVYLRADGLGAAGAEIRSGLIGMTLLTVIGLALIGVTVGSNTVISLRQLTAKAERMADGDLDVPLQTGRNDEIGRLFRAFDAMRSSLRSEIDDAETAREEAESARREATERAETVEQKATEYESAMRALADGDLTQRVDPDSDNESMARVGTAFNEMAAELEDTVTSVATVAEDTADVAGTVDDRTESLRATTGTVSEAVEEIAEGARTQRDDLRAATDEAENLASSAEEVASTVTDVAETAEHAASVGEEGREAAEEALAEMDAVEETTAETTAEVEALAAEVEEIGEVVDTISDIAEQTNLLALNASIEAARSGAEGAGFAVVAEEVKSLAEETQESASEIEARIHAVQERAETGADAMERTEQRISAGVETVETSIDALERLAEASERTDTSMTEITRATETQADSVDAVVGHVEDVSAISAQTASAAGDVTGAVDEQERTLGAVETAAESLSDRARDLRDAVGDFEFAADAELDTTPSAGDATAQAVSDGGTAASDGDDAASAGDAFDFSHADGADAADADTFSEGGDRR